Proteins encoded in a region of the Punica granatum isolate Tunisia-2019 unplaced genomic scaffold, ASM765513v2 Contig00107, whole genome shotgun sequence genome:
- the LOC116190028 gene encoding uncharacterized protein LOC116190028: MGITAAIDSALREATAIESGLPCRFQLAHAGGQPAANPAAEQPSNVPSGSEMAGSSRSPGWTTLFDFEGEEGAQPDPQNAPENPVAPGEADILPPVPYPYHEDEVIGGDSVLSIRERLLGSHSNRSAEEIYLAHLDAEDRFEVKVDIIRHMAVLDPSGDWEGRGARALDNPRTSTGEDSLKNLSRLRDQLHDGGVQSDAFKK, encoded by the exons ATGGGCATTACCGCAGCTATTGACTCAGCTCTTAGAGAAGCCACTGCTATTGAATCGGGATTGCCTTG TAGGTTCCAGCTTGCACATGCAGGAGGTCAACCTGCTGCCAATCCTGCAGCGGAGCAACCCTCCAACGTGCCGTCAGGCAGTGAAATGGCGGGTAGCAGTAGGAGCCCCGGTTGGACTACTCTTTTCGATTTTGAAGGCGAAGAAGGGGCCCAGCCGGACCCCCAAAACGCCCCCGAGAATCCAGTAGCTCCCGGGGAAGCAGATATTCTCCCTCCCGTACCCTACCCCTATCACGAGGATGAAGTGATCGGAGGCGATAGTGTTCTATCTATACGGGAGCGCCTCTTAGGATCACACTCCAACCGCTCGGCAGAGGAGATTTACTTGGCCCATCTTGACGCAGAAGACCGCTTCGAAGTCAAGGTGGATATCATACGGCATATGGCCGTACTTGATCCAAGTGGCGATTGGGAGGGACGCGGGGCCCGGGCCCTGGATAATCCACGTACCTCCACGGGAGAGGACTCCTTAAAGAATCTCTCTCGCCTGCGAGACCAGCTCCATGATGGGGGAGTACAATCCGATGcctttaaaaaatga
- the LOC116190029 gene encoding uncharacterized protein LOC116190029 — translation MDELGKAVSQFYPSEGMFSSGGSSMPPSGPSDPTSWVLTSADQGEGPSSVQNPGGNGAGDGAGPSNQPAFVRNLSLESSIRNRVACLERDHSPFLFEEQRGKYWNLFVSNTGEASSQEEYNVILATENTYLEICERRHECYTIFEELLAAHPSLAEKACYSPQETFIDFFTEKRDELEGVVGLSLNQRDRLEFAFLGHVKEDLQERGANSIYIKLLLGSE, via the coding sequence ATGGATGAGCTGGGAAAGGCAGTTTCCCAATTCTACCCATCGGAGGGAATGTTTAGTTCTGGTGGATCAAGTATGCCTCCGTCTGGGCCTTCGGACCCCACGTCGTGGGTCTTAACGAGTGCGGACCAGGGCGAGGGACCTTCTTCGGTCCAAAACCCAGGCGGGAACGGGGCAGGCGATGGAGCGGGACCTTCGAACCAGCCTGCCTTTGTTCGAAATCTGAGTTTAGAAAGCTCTATCCGAAATAGAGTTGCTTGTCTCGAAAGGGATCACAGTCCCTTTCTATTTGAAGAACAAAGGGGAAAGTATTGGAATCTTTTTGTGTCAAACACAGGGGAAGCATCCTCTCAAGAGGAATATAACGTAATCCTAGCGACGGAAAATACATACCTGGAAATCTGTGAAAGGAGACATGAGTGTTATACTATCTTTGAGGAATTGCTTGCTGCACATCCTTCCTTGGCTGAAAAGGCCTGCTACAGTCCTCAAGAAACCTTTATAGACTTCTTTACGGAGAAGCGGGACGAGCTGGAAGGAGTAGTAGGATTAAGCCTTAACCAAAGAGACAGGCTAGAATTCGCATTCTTGGGGCATGTGAAGGAAGATCTCCAAGAAAGGGGAGCAAACTCTATCTATATCAAACTTCTTCTTGGAAGCGAATAA
- the LOC116190024 gene encoding uncharacterized protein LOC116190024 isoform X2 yields the protein MIYGSTGATHFDQLAKILTGYEITGARSSGIFMGILFIAVGFLFKITAVPFHMWAPDIYEGSPTPVTAFLSIAPKISISANISRVSIYGSYGATLQQIFFFCSIASMILGALAAMAQTKVKRPLAHSSIGHVGYIRTGLSCGTIEGIQSLLIGIFIYALMTIDAFAIVSALRQTRVKYIADLGALAKTNPISAITFSITMFSYAGIPPLAGFCSKFYLFFAALGCGAYFLAPVGVVTSVIGCWAAGRLPRVSKFGGPKAVLRAPDT from the exons ATGATCTATGGGTCTACTGGAGCTACCCACTTCGATCAATTAGCCAAGATTTTGACCGGATACGAAATCACTGGTGCTCGATCTAGTGGTATTTTTATGGGGATTCTATTTATCGCTGTAGGATTCCTATTCAAGATCACTGCAGTTCCTTTTC ATATGTGGGCACCTGATATCTATGAGGGTTCACCCACCCCGGTTACAGCATTCCTTTCTATTGCGCCTAAAATATCTATTTCTGCTAATATTTCACGTGTTTCTATTTATGGTTCCTATGGAGCTACATTGCAACAAATCTTCTTTTTCTGCAGCATTGCTTCTATGATCTTAGGAGCACTGGCCGCCATGGCCCAAACGAAAGTCAAAAGACCTCTAGCTCATAGTTCAATTGGACATGTAGGTTATATTCGTACTGGTTTATCATGTGGAACCATAGAAGGAATTCAATCACTACTAATTGGTATCTTTATTTATGCATTAATGACGATAGATGCATTCGCCATAGTTTCAGCATTACGGCAAACCCGTGTCAAATATATAGCGGATTTGGGCGCTCTAGCCAAAACGAATCCTATTTCGGCTATTACCTTCTCCATTACTATGTTCTCATACGCAGGAATACCCCCCTTAGCCGGCTTTTGTAGCAAATTCTATTTGTTCTTCGCCGCTTTGGGTTGTGGGGCTTACTTCCTAGCCCCAGTGGGAGTAGTGACTAGCGTTATAGGTTGTTGGGCGGCCGGAAGGTTGCCACGAGTAAGTAAGTTTGGGGGACCGAAGGCAGTTCTCCGCGCACCGGACACGTAG